From Etheostoma spectabile isolate EspeVRDwgs_2016 chromosome 8, UIUC_Espe_1.0, whole genome shotgun sequence, a single genomic window includes:
- the ska1 gene encoding SKA complex subunit 1 isoform X2: protein MHITTFCQRRRRRKKRNRRRRREEETALAYGAGRRDVSSSLKLNREEEGINREEHSLVTMNELEDVSHHIQDRISTLHRMLDLSSVELPQNKMKKLGQELFVLEGLLEEFEKCVGQQREQLKHLKELEKSLQKDLEDVQHIKDNVPAHMPRKKEPANGSQPVKNQREGADVQPAQSENVKKTNRSVIRELELITMPEFQSIPQYMKGRASYDQLNAAVQSINTATAAKYKILRQPLKTLNNHTRKLHQRFKDQETKETKGHYFVVEDDIREFTQMKVDKRFQGILNMLRHCQRLRELRGGGVVRYMLL, encoded by the exons ATGCACATAACAACTTTTTGCcaacggaggagaagaagaaagaaaagaaacagaaggagaagaagagaagaagagaccgCGCTGGCCTATGGCGCTGGCCGCCGTGACGTCTCCAGTAGTTTAAAATTAAACCGGGAAGAAGAAGGTATCAACAGAGAGGAACACAGCTTGGT AACAATGAATGAGCTGGAAGATGTCAGCCATCACATCCAGGACAGGATCTCCACCTTACATCGCATGCTGGATCTGTCTTCTGTTG AATTGCCTCAAAATAAGATGAAGAAGCTTGGACAAGAACTCTTTGTACTGGAGGGACTTCTGGAGGAGTTTGAGAAGTGTGTTGGTCAACAGAGAGAGCAGCTGAAGCATCTGAAG GAACTTGAGAAGTCTCTCCAGAAGGATTTGGAGGACGTCCAACACATAAAGGACAACGTACCTGCACACATGCCCCGGAAGAAAGAGCCAGCAAA TGGAAGTCAGCCTGTAAAGAACCAGAGAGAAGGTGCAGATGTTCAGCCAGCCCAGTCGGAAAATGTCAAGAAGACCAACAGGAGCGTCATCAGAGAGCTGGAGCTCATCACTATGCCAGAGTTTCAGAGCATCCCTCA GTACATGAAAGGACGCGCATCATATGACCAACTTAATGCCGCGGTGCAGAGCATCAACACAGCGACAGCAGCCAAGTACAAGATCCTCCGTCAGCCGCTGAAAACTCTCAACAATCACACACGCAAGCTGCACCAGCGCTTCAAGGACCAGGagacaaaagagacaaaag GTCACTATTTTGTGGTGGAGGATGACATTCGTGAATTTACTCAGATGAAGGTGGACAAACGATTTCAAGGGATTCTGAACATGCTGCGGCACTGCCAGCGGCTTCGGGAGCTTCGAGGGGGGGGCGTCGTCCGATACATGTTGTTATGA
- the ska1 gene encoding SKA complex subunit 1 isoform X1 translates to MNELEDVSHHIQDRISTLHRMLDLSSVELPQNKMKKLGQELFVLEGLLEEFEKCVGQQREQLKHLKELEKSLQKDLEDVQHIKDNVPAHMPRKKEPANGSQPVKNQREGADVQPAQSENVKKTNRSVIRELELITMPEFQSIPQYMKGRASYDQLNAAVQSINTATAAKYKILRQPLKTLNNHTRKLHQRFKDQETKETKGHYFVVEDDIREFTQMKVDKRFQGILNMLRHCQRLRELRGGGVVRYMLL, encoded by the exons ATGAATGAGCTGGAAGATGTCAGCCATCACATCCAGGACAGGATCTCCACCTTACATCGCATGCTGGATCTGTCTTCTGTTG AATTGCCTCAAAATAAGATGAAGAAGCTTGGACAAGAACTCTTTGTACTGGAGGGACTTCTGGAGGAGTTTGAGAAGTGTGTTGGTCAACAGAGAGAGCAGCTGAAGCATCTGAAG GAACTTGAGAAGTCTCTCCAGAAGGATTTGGAGGACGTCCAACACATAAAGGACAACGTACCTGCACACATGCCCCGGAAGAAAGAGCCAGCAAA TGGAAGTCAGCCTGTAAAGAACCAGAGAGAAGGTGCAGATGTTCAGCCAGCCCAGTCGGAAAATGTCAAGAAGACCAACAGGAGCGTCATCAGAGAGCTGGAGCTCATCACTATGCCAGAGTTTCAGAGCATCCCTCA GTACATGAAAGGACGCGCATCATATGACCAACTTAATGCCGCGGTGCAGAGCATCAACACAGCGACAGCAGCCAAGTACAAGATCCTCCGTCAGCCGCTGAAAACTCTCAACAATCACACACGCAAGCTGCACCAGCGCTTCAAGGACCAGGagacaaaagagacaaaag GTCACTATTTTGTGGTGGAGGATGACATTCGTGAATTTACTCAGATGAAGGTGGACAAACGATTTCAAGGGATTCTGAACATGCTGCGGCACTGCCAGCGGCTTCGGGAGCTTCGAGGGGGGGGCGTCGTCCGATACATGTTGTTATGA